The Vicia villosa cultivar HV-30 ecotype Madison, WI linkage group LG1, Vvil1.0, whole genome shotgun sequence genome includes a region encoding these proteins:
- the LOC131609128 gene encoding uncharacterized protein LOC131609128, with amino-acid sequence MSRVEIIDLTNSHDSSPSPHISSSNVQSILNFGHVSTNPNLHNHIHHHQHQTNVWVSPPQEFRVPPPSGFNNNTSQIATMPQVGMHGGSPIARVLQPEPNTFPYSNGVRSRVSWSQEEHDLFVMGLIEYGKGKWSKIAKHYVCNKTPQQVQSYARSFFKHLPPSYVHGFRRKKSTSNLNNSVSRRNEETLALPKKDYKGESSTSMTVPSVSADNGEVDLKLRLSLYK; translated from the exons ATGTCTCGTGTTGAGATCATTGATCTTACAAACTCTCATGATTCCTCTCCATCACCACACATATCTTCTTCTAATGTACAATCGATTCTTAACTTTGGTCATGTTTCTACCAATCCTAATCTTCACAATCATATACATCACCATCAACACCAAACTAATGTGTGGGTCTCACCACCACAAGAATTCAGGGTCCCACCACCATCTGGATTCAACAATAACACCTCCCAGATTGCTACTATGCCCCAAGTTGGTATGCACGGTGGTAGCCCAATTGCGAGGGTTCTCCAACCTGAACCAAATACCTTCCCATATTCAAATGGAGTTAGGTCAAGGGTCTCTTGGTCTCAAGAAGAACATGA CTTATTTGTGATGGGGCTGATTGAATATGGAAAAGGGAAATGGAGCAAAATAGCAAAGCACTATGTTTGCAATAAGACACCACAACAAGTTCAATCCTATGCACGTAGCTTCTTCAAGCATCTACCACCTTCATATGTGCATGGTTTTAGAAGAAAGAAATCAACTTCAAATCTCAACAACTCTGTCTCTAGAAGAAATGAGGAAACTCTAGCACTTCCAAAGAAAGATTATAAAGGAGAATCTAGCACTTCCATGACTGTGCCTAGTGTTTCTGCTGATAATGGAGAAGTTGATCTGAAACTTCGTTTGAGTTTATATAAGTGA
- the LOC131609119 gene encoding monosaccharide-sensing protein 2-like, which produces MREVIMVATAATLGNLLFGWDSSTVAGGMRYIKHEFHLESDPSLEGLIVSMSFLTGTIVTIFSGTVSDMIGRRPMLITSSLMFYFSGLVMLWAPNVPVILFSRLLSGIGIALAMTITPLYISEIAPPDIRGLLNTLPQLSCSMGMFLAYLLVFTISLTELPSWRGMLSVVSVYSVVYFFLAVFYLPESPPWLVSKGRISEAKRVLQRIRLVEDVSGELALLAEGMNPGGESIIVEEYIVAPASELISYKEAGKDCIKLYGPNQGEVSMIAQQVTGQGSVLTPEGSMFSNASSNLKDNIVNIFESMHGNIPKMSSTSHMGDQDSDNVHALLLPPQGSAMEKDKSNAGEIPMNTDIGGGWQLAYKSIEATNGEGGLQRVYLHADSSAVSRQGSASTSFHDLNADQDGETFQAAALVCDSIHINKDMKIKPEFTPKRTSWKDLLDPGVKRALVVGIGLQVLQQVSGISGFVYYAPQILDQAGVGALLSDLGISSASSSIFVNVITTFCMLPCIALTMSVMDISGRRSILLYTIPILIASLMILILKDLFHLSSTMNAALTAICAIVYESIFCMGYGVIPNIICSEIFPTSVRGLCISICSLTYWISTLIITSIFPFLLQFLGTTGVFGLFVAGCIASWIFIYLKVPETRGMPLEVIVEFFAIGSKPETR; this is translated from the exons ATGAGGGAGGTTATTATGGTTGCAACTGCTGCTACACTTGGGAATCTGTTGTTTGGATGGGATAGTTCAACCGTTGCAG GTGGAATGAGATACATCAAACATGAATTCCACTTAGAATCTGATCCATCACTAGAAGGACTAATAGTATCCATGTCATTTTTAACCGGAACAATCGTAACGATATTCTCCGGCACAGTTTCCGATATGATCGGAAGGCGTCCGATGTTAATAACATCATCTCTCATGTTTTACTTTAGTGGTCTGGTCATGTTGTGGGCTCCGAATGTTCCGGTGATTTTATTTTCAAGGCTATTGAGTGGAATTGGAATTGCATTAGCCATGACTATAACTCCTCTTTACATATCTGAGATAGCGCCGCCTGATATCAGAGGCTTACTCAACACTCTCCCTCAGCTTTCATGCTCTATGGGAATGTTCTTGGCTTATCTCTTGGTTTTCACTATTTCCTTGACGGAATTGCCGAGTTGGCGAGGCATGCTTTCTGTGGTTTCTGTTTATTCTGTAGTTTATTTTTTTCTCGCCGTGTTTTATCTCCCCGAATCTCCTCCTTGGCTTGTCAGTAAAGGTAGAATATCTGAAGCTAAGAGAGTTCTGCAAAGAATTCGCCTCGTTGAAGATGTTTCAG GAGAATTAGCTTTGTTAGCTGAGGGAATGAATCCTGGAGGTGAATCCATTATTGTAGAAGAATACATAGTTGCACCAGCAAGTGAACTCATTTCATACAAGGAAGCAGGAAAAGATTGTATTAAGCTTTATGGACCTAATCAAGGAGAAGTTTCAATGATTGCGCAACAAGTAACTGGACAAGGTAGTGTGTTAACGCCCGAGGGAAGCATGTTTTCCAATGCTTCTTCCAATCTTAAGGACAATATTGTCAATATATTTGAAAGCATGCACGGAAATATTCCCAAAATGTCGAGTACAAGTCATATGGGAGATCAAGATAGTGACAACGTGCACGCTCTATTACTTCCACCTCAAGGTAGTGCTATGGAGAAGGACAAAAGTAATGCTGGAGAAATACCGATGAACACAGACATTGGTGGAGGTTGGCAATTGGCTTATAAATCAATTGAAGCGACGAATGGTGAAGGTGGATTGCAAAGGGTTTATCTGCATGCAGATTCTAGTGCAGTGTCACGGCAAGGTTCTGCTTCAACCTCTTTTCATGACTTGAATGCAGATCAAGATGGTGAAACTTTTCAGGCAGCTGCACTTGTTTGTGATTCAATTCATATTAATAAGGATATGAAGATTAAACCAGAATTTACTCCGAAACGTACAAGTTGGAAAGATTTGTTAGACCCTGGTGTAAAAAGAGCATTAGTAGTTGGAATAGGGCTTCAAGTTCTTCAGCAG GTTTCTGGTATAAGTGGATTTGTATACTATGCTCCTCAAATTCTTGACCAAGCAGGAGTTGGAGCACTTTTGTCAGATTTAGGGATTAGTTCAGCATCTTCTTCTATATTTGTAAATGTCATAACAACATTCTGCATGCTTCCTTGTATAGCTCTTACCATGAGTGTGATGGATATATCAGGAAGGAG GTCAATATTGTTATACACAATACCAATTCTAATAGCATCTCTCATGATACTAATACTCAAAGACTTATTTCACCTAAGTTCAACCATGAATGCAGCATTAACAGCAATTTGTGCTATAGTATATGAAAGCATATTCTGCATGGGTTATGGAGTAATACCGAATATTATATGTTCAGAAATATTTCCAACAAGTGTACGCGGGTTATGTATTTCGATTTGTTCACTTACATATTGGATATCTACCTTGATCATCACTTCCATATTTCCATTCTTGCTTCAATTCCTTGGTACTACTGGTGTGTTTGGATTGTTTGTTGCTGGTTGCATTgcatcttggatttttatttactTGAAAGTTCCTGAAACAAGGGGTATGCCTTTAGAAGTTATCGTTGAGTTTTTCGCTATTGGTTCAAAGCCTGAAACGCGTTGA
- the LOC131609104 gene encoding RING-H2 finger protein ATL8-like, protein MTRSLRTLQSISSAAPPPDSTASLESDFVVILAALLCALISVVGLTAIARCAWLRRGPAAGASPTTAVVNKGLKKKVLNSLPKFTYLADTPGKWIVSSECAICLSEFTAGEEVRVLPQCGHGFHVACVDTWLGSHSSCPSCRAPFAVARCQKCGLYQPNPAGEVTGEVTGETEPKTTSDENVEVVVVNSNCVSDGVDRHSHGGYNGFLP, encoded by the coding sequence ATGACTCGCTCTCTTAGAACATTACAATCCATTTCCTCCGCCGCACCTCCGCCCGACTCCACCGCCTCTTTAGAATCCGACTTCGTCGTCATCCTCGCCGCTCTCCTCTGCGCTCTCATTTCCGTCGTCGGCCTCACCGCCATCGCCCGATGCGCTTGGCTCCGCCGCGGCCCCGCCGCCGGAGCCTCCCCGACCACCGCCGTTGTCAACAAAGGTCTCAAAAAGAAAGTTCTCAATTCACTTCCGAAATTCACCTACCTCGCCGACACTCCCGGAAAATGGATAGTCTCGTCGGAGTGCGCCATTTGTCTCTCGGAGTTCACCGCTGGTGAAGAGGTTAGAGTGCTTCCCCAGTGCGGTCACGGCTTCCACGTGGCGTGTGTAGACACGTGGCTTGGGTCTCACTCCTCGTGTCCTTCTTGCCGTGCTCCTTTCGCCGTCGCTAGGTGTCAGAAATGCGGCCTATACCAACCAAATCCTGCCGGAGAAGTCACTGGAGAAGTCACCGGAGAAACAGAGCCGAAAACCACCAGCGACGAGAATGTAGAAGTTGTTGTTGTGAATTCCAATTGTGTTAGCGACGGCGTTGATAGACATAGCCACGGTGGTTATAATGGCTTTTTGCCGTAA
- the LOC131609109 gene encoding uncharacterized protein LOC131609109, which yields MDVTESQTDPVSFENRPGIFIIGSSTVGKRTLLSRLISVDSEDAFDSASEVNVHGWTINNKYYTADVAVWMAHLHDGFSVDNVPGFDQMTALVMVFDMNDLSSLTSLQGWVSHTDIQKFEILLCIGNKVDLVPDHPVHVEYRRRLLKLEDSSANEFSEFGISESEGTSLLGSEEPSWDIRKSCLEWCAEHNIEFIEACASNADFDKCLSVDGDLQGVERLYGALSAHMWPGMLLKSGERISQPSFPDIEEISSEESDYEQEYEVLSNGLDDGWDETEQGWISATSLDAGESSVPQNNPNTACEHDDRNKSDKELRPTTSSTEFQNHGDTAVVHSTVNSERDGKLDESECLELDDLEQLMSEIGNMRTGLRLMPDFQRREMAAKLAMKMASLFGGESDEGEV from the exons ATGGATGTTACCGAATCACAAACGGATCCAGTTTCTTTCGAAAACCGACCCGGAATCTTCATCATCGGTTCCTCCACCGTCGGCAAACGCACCCTCCTTTCCC GATTGATATCTGTTGATTCTGAAGATGCATTTGATTCGGCTTCGGAAGTAAATGTTCATGG GTGGACTATTAACAATAAATACTATACTGCTGATGTTGCTGTTTGGATGGCTCATCTTCATGACGGGTTTTCTGTCGACAATGTTCCCGGGTTTGATCAAATGACTGCTTTGGTGATGGTCTTTGACATGAATGAT TTATCTTCGCTAACTTCACTTCAAGGTTGGGTCTCACACACTGATATTCAAAAGTTTGAGATATTACTATGTATTGGAAACAAAGTAGATCTGGTTCCAGATCATCCGGTTCATGTTGAATACAGAAGACGGTTGCTGAAACTCGAAGACTCCTCTGCAAATGAATTCTCCGAGTTTGGAATATCTGAATCCGAAGGAACTAGTTTATTGGGAAGTGAAGAACCGTCCTGGGACATCAGAAAGTCGTGTTTGGAATGGTGTGCTGAGCACAACATTGAGTTCATTGAGGCTTGTGCTTCCAATGCCGATTTTGACAAAT GCCTATCTGTAGACGGTGATTTACAAGGAGTTGAACGCCTCTATGGGGCACTTTCTGCACATATGTGGCCTGGGATGTTACTGAAATCCGGTGAAAGGATAAGCCAACCATCATTTCCAGATATAGAAG AGATATCTTCGGAAGAATCTGACTATGAACAAGAGTATGAAGTTTTATCAAATGGTTTAGACGACGGTTGGGACGAAACTGAACAAGGATGGATTTCTGCAACTTCCTTAGATGCAGGAGAATCATCAGTTCCTCAAAACAATCCCAACACAGCTTGTGAACACGACGATCGAAATAAATCCGATAAAGAGCTCCGGCCCACAACTTCAAGCACCGAGTTTCAGAACCACGGTGACACAGCTGTTGTTCACAGTACGGTAAATTCTGAAAGAGACGGGAAATTAGACGAAAGTGAATGTCTTGAGTTAGATGATTTGGAACAGTTGATGTCTGAAATTGGAAATATGCGCACAGGATTAAGACTGATGCCTGATTTTCAAAGAAGGGAAATGGCCGCAAAGCTTGCTATGAAAATGGCTTCCTTATTTGGAGGAGAGAGTGATGAAGGCGAAGTTTAG